A part of Arthrobacter dokdonellae genomic DNA contains:
- a CDS encoding SixA phosphatase family protein, which yields MSEHHIKRLVLMRHAKAAFPLGVDDHERPLAQRGHAEAPLAGRWLLENGIVPDFILCSSALRTRQTCTWVCEQLGDKAPTPKLEQELYAASPRRMLSVVNHVPETVTTLMVITHMPGVQELALTLASRDSDQDAYMNMANAYPTSAFTVLEHSGDWATLDGQDARVTHFVVPR from the coding sequence ATGAGCGAACACCACATCAAGCGGCTGGTCCTGATGCGCCACGCCAAGGCGGCCTTCCCGCTGGGCGTTGACGACCATGAGCGGCCGCTGGCCCAGCGTGGGCACGCCGAGGCGCCGCTGGCCGGCAGGTGGCTTCTGGAAAACGGGATTGTGCCGGACTTCATCCTGTGTTCCTCCGCCTTGCGCACCCGGCAGACCTGCACCTGGGTGTGCGAGCAGCTCGGCGACAAGGCGCCCACGCCGAAGCTGGAACAGGAGCTCTATGCCGCCAGCCCCCGGCGCATGCTCTCCGTGGTCAACCATGTTCCCGAAACCGTCACCACGCTCATGGTGATCACCCACATGCCCGGCGTCCAGGAGCTGGCGCTCACGCTGGCGTCCCGTGATTCCGACCAGGACGCCTACATGAACATGGCGAACGCCTATCCCACCAGCGCGTTCACCGTGCTTGAACATTCCGGCGACTGGGCCACCCTGGACGGTCAGGATGCGCGTGTCACCCATTTTGTGGTGCCGCGGTAG
- a CDS encoding winged helix-turn-helix domain-containing protein, translating into MSVASGYVHISVRNAAKAVARGSAQAAQLRPAGQDHPSYGNPAAYRRDPDSAAARLRAAPEAAPMTAPTPVIAGSDTLRGVNPDNVARGFVLYVGVDEDTAAAAGTSLAKLAQDIRAYAQSLVPQAQSYAAVAIAPSDAVGSPLDVVRSTFGDPTVAGRQRQEPVRAAVPAEQRPTGVLIDLARREVHLDGDTLNLTFKEFELLNYLVENGTRTVGRDELLDGLWGNADEIPNERTIDVHIRRLRSKLGRLANTVRTVRGEGYRFYEHPEVVVWAAPEYSI; encoded by the coding sequence ATGTCAGTCGCATCCGGATACGTCCACATTTCAGTTCGCAACGCGGCCAAGGCCGTCGCCCGAGGCTCAGCCCAGGCGGCGCAGCTTCGTCCGGCTGGTCAGGACCACCCGTCCTACGGCAACCCGGCCGCCTACCGCCGTGACCCCGATTCTGCTGCCGCCCGGCTGCGCGCCGCCCCGGAGGCGGCCCCCATGACTGCGCCGACGCCCGTGATTGCCGGCAGCGACACACTCCGCGGGGTGAACCCCGACAACGTGGCCCGCGGCTTCGTCCTGTATGTGGGCGTCGATGAGGACACCGCCGCCGCCGCTGGAACGTCACTGGCCAAGCTGGCGCAGGACATCCGCGCCTACGCGCAGTCACTGGTCCCGCAGGCGCAGAGCTACGCCGCGGTGGCCATCGCGCCGTCGGACGCCGTGGGCAGCCCCCTGGACGTGGTCCGCTCCACCTTCGGCGATCCCACCGTGGCCGGCCGCCAGCGCCAGGAACCCGTCCGCGCGGCGGTCCCCGCGGAGCAGCGCCCCACGGGCGTCCTCATCGACCTGGCCCGGCGTGAAGTCCACCTGGACGGCGACACGCTGAATCTGACGTTCAAGGAATTCGAGCTGCTCAACTACCTGGTGGAAAACGGCACCCGCACCGTGGGCCGTGACGAGCTGCTCGACGGACTCTGGGGCAACGCGGACGAAATCCCCAACGAGCGCACCATCGACGTCCACATCCGCCGCCTGCGCTCCAAGCTGGGCCGCCTGGCCAACACCGTTCGCACGGTCCGGGGGGAAGGCTACCGTTTCTACGAGCACCCGGAGGTCGTGGTCTGGGCCGCCCCGGAATACTCCATCTAG
- a CDS encoding HNH endonuclease signature motif containing protein, with the protein MEATARVPGKTGTRTGTGAAGEHVHRLLSLAAALTAAAGTATTASAANAASAAAAGTATTASAAAAGGTAAADAGAVGGAGSELLAAPLGVALDSLSDAQSVAWARDLESLSRVLAALQVQAAGDLAARARAGRYDGEGATSPADLLTTTLRVGRAEANRRLRLAKQFLPVTDPLTTATTAPAQPVLADAFFSGALSAELALMASSHVGDAAHLARAGRIGQDDVDRLEATLAGYARIEGPDFLRPVATRALDLLDPDGQQPTEGELTAKQGLFFHRPRRGLIHYDGYLTIVQYEALMAAIGWATNPNRHKDINTLNTTMDGPDKNRLGGGPGSAGAGNDGAAAEPPTTDRGGDKSGVRAGGVLPGQADLLDILGVAAAIAPPHARPPAPTSTPETSWPPPQGPPPHWAQSADTTTHGTPANAGNATEAATNDANEAATDGATNGANEAATNDATEAATDDATNGANEAATHDGAGSDGPPDSPGTTCNDGLPKRPGAAGNDGAGAPCGGKESAGSASAFWAAPGVDPSPGGGADSSRCPGAGVPAQWPHLVDGIMVPEPGSTHELEGLDPIDPACTDRAVQDRRTNGQQLLDGLIDAVKLAARTGLLPVNGGLKPQLLISTTEADLQASRARGTGGIAFLPYTGPNNLALFATELCDADVTTMILGDGTSILNVGRTQRLFTDAQRKILAARDIGCTFPHCTRAAAKCDAHHVVSWQDGGETNISNGCLLCAYHHTLIHQGHWTLRLVNGTPYYTPAYSIDPTRTERRNTYHHGLTNAGR; encoded by the coding sequence ATGGAAGCAACGGCAAGGGTGCCGGGCAAGACCGGAACCCGCACGGGGACAGGGGCCGCAGGTGAACACGTTCACCGGCTCCTCTCCCTGGCTGCCGCGCTCACCGCCGCTGCCGGAACTGCCACTACTGCCAGTGCCGCGAATGCCGCCAGCGCCGCGGCTGCCGGAACTGCCACTACTGCCAGTGCCGCGGCTGCCGGCGGAACTGCCGCTGCCGACGCCGGGGCCGTAGGCGGTGCCGGGTCCGAACTGTTGGCCGCCCCGCTCGGCGTCGCGCTGGACTCCCTAAGCGATGCACAGTCCGTGGCGTGGGCGAGGGACCTGGAATCGCTCTCCCGGGTCCTGGCCGCCCTGCAGGTCCAGGCCGCCGGTGACTTGGCCGCCCGGGCCCGTGCCGGCCGCTACGACGGCGAGGGTGCCACCTCCCCGGCGGACCTGCTCACCACCACCCTGCGCGTGGGCCGCGCCGAGGCGAACCGCCGGCTTCGCCTGGCCAAGCAATTCCTGCCAGTGACGGACCCGCTGACCACCGCCACCACCGCGCCCGCGCAGCCGGTGCTGGCCGACGCGTTCTTCTCCGGCGCCCTCTCCGCCGAACTGGCGCTGATGGCGTCCTCCCATGTCGGCGACGCAGCACATCTGGCCCGGGCCGGGCGCATCGGCCAGGACGATGTCGACCGGCTTGAGGCGACCCTGGCCGGCTACGCCCGCATCGAGGGACCGGACTTCCTGCGCCCGGTCGCCACCCGCGCCCTGGACCTGCTGGACCCCGACGGTCAGCAGCCCACCGAGGGCGAGCTGACCGCCAAGCAGGGCCTCTTCTTCCACCGCCCCCGCCGCGGCCTCATCCACTACGACGGTTACCTGACCATCGTCCAATACGAGGCCCTCATGGCCGCGATCGGCTGGGCCACCAACCCCAACCGCCACAAGGACATCAACACCCTCAACACCACCATGGACGGGCCGGACAAAAACCGCCTGGGCGGCGGGCCGGGCAGCGCCGGCGCCGGCAACGACGGCGCCGCGGCTGAGCCCCCGACCACTGACCGCGGCGGCGACAAAAGCGGGGTCCGGGCAGGCGGGGTTCTGCCGGGCCAGGCGGATCTCCTGGACATCCTGGGCGTCGCCGCAGCAATCGCACCTCCCCATGCACGGCCACCGGCACCGACGAGCACCCCTGAAACGTCCTGGCCCCCGCCCCAGGGCCCCCCACCTCATTGGGCCCAATCAGCCGACACCACCACGCACGGCACCCCCGCCAACGCCGGGAACGCCACCGAGGCTGCCACCAATGACGCCAACGAGGCTGCCACCGATGGCGCCACCAATGGGGCCAACGAGGCTGCCACCAATGACGCCACCGAGGCTGCCACCGATGACGCCACCAATGGGGCCAACGAGGCTGCCACGCACGATGGCGCCGGGAGCGACGGACCACCGGACAGCCCCGGCACCACCTGCAATGACGGCCTGCCGAAACGCCCCGGCGCCGCCGGCAATGACGGAGCCGGAGCCCCGTGCGGCGGGAAGGAATCGGCCGGCAGCGCCAGCGCGTTCTGGGCTGCGCCCGGCGTGGACCCGTCCCCGGGGGGCGGCGCCGACAGCTCCAGATGCCCCGGTGCCGGCGTGCCCGCCCAGTGGCCGCACCTGGTCGACGGGATCATGGTGCCCGAACCCGGCTCCACGCACGAGCTGGAGGGACTGGACCCGATCGACCCGGCCTGCACCGACCGGGCCGTGCAGGACAGGCGCACCAACGGCCAACAACTACTCGACGGGCTCATCGACGCCGTCAAGCTCGCTGCCCGTACCGGACTGCTCCCCGTCAACGGCGGGCTCAAGCCCCAACTGCTGATCTCCACCACAGAAGCCGACCTCCAGGCCAGCCGCGCACGGGGCACGGGCGGGATCGCGTTCCTGCCCTACACAGGACCGAACAACCTCGCCCTCTTCGCCACGGAGCTCTGCGACGCCGACGTGACCACCATGATCCTTGGCGACGGCACATCCATCCTCAACGTCGGACGCACCCAGCGCCTGTTTACCGACGCCCAACGCAAGATCCTAGCCGCCCGGGACATTGGCTGTACCTTCCCGCACTGCACCCGCGCCGCAGCCAAGTGCGACGCCCACCACGTGGTCTCGTGGCAGGACGGCGGCGAAACCAACATTTCCAACGGCTGTCTACTGTGTGCCTATCACCACACCCTGATCCACCAGGGCCACTGGACCCTCAGGCTCGTCAACGGCACCCCCTACTACACCCCCGCCTACAGCATCGACCCCACCCGCACCGAACGCCGCAACACCTACCACCACGGCCTCACCAACGCGGGCCGCTGA